One Verrucomicrobiia bacterium genomic window, GCGAGCTGGCTCACGTGGACGAGGCCGTCCTGATGCACGCCGATATCCACAAACGCGCCGAACGCCGTCACGTTGGTTACGATGCCCGGCAGCTTCATGCCCGGCTTCAAATCCTCCATTTTCTCGATGCCGCTCTGGAACGAGAAGACTTCAAACTGCTGGCGCGGGTCGCGGCCCGGCTTGGCCAGCTCGGCGAGAATGTCATTCAACGTCGGCAGCCCGACGGTTTCCGAGACGTAGCGTTCCGGCTTGATTTTCTGCCGCAGCGCCGCGTCCCGCAGCAAGTCGCCGACCGAGCAGTTCAAGTCCTGCGCCATGCGATCCACGATGGCGTAGCTCTCCGGGTGGACGGCGCTGGCGTCGAGCGGATGTTCGCCGTCGCGAATGCGCAGAAAGCCCGCGGCCTGCTCGAACGCCTTGGGCCCGAGGCGCGGCACCTGCTTCAATTCGGCGCGTGACTTGAACGGGCCGTTTTCGTTGCGATGTGACACGATGTTCGCCGCCAGCACGGGGCCGAGCCCGGAAACATAGCCGAGCAACTGCTTGCTCGCCGTGTTCAACTCCACGCCAACGCCGTTCACGCAGCTCATCACCACGTCGTCGAGACTGCGCTTGAGCGCGGCCTGGTCCACGTCGTGTTGATACTGGCCGACGCCGATGGATTTGGGGTCGAGTTTCACCAGTTCCGCCAGCGGGTCCATGAGCCGCCGGCCAATGGAAACGGCGCCGCGCACCGTGACGTCGTGAGTCGGGAATTCCTCGCGGGCCACTTCGGACGCCGAGTAGATCGAGGCGCCGCTTTCGTTCACCATGACGATGGGAATGTTCGCGGGCAGCTTGAGCGCGCGAACGAATGTCTCCGTCTCGCGGCTGGCGGTGCCGTTGCCGATGGCCACCGCTTCGAGCTGATATTGCCGCACGAGGCGCAGCACGACTTCCGCGGCTTCGCGCACCTCGCCGGCGGAGGCGGCGGTTGGATAAATGACCTCGTGGTGCAGCAACTTTCCCTGCCGGTCGAGACAGACGACCTTGCAGCCCGTGCGAAATCCCGGATCGATGGCCAGCACGTTCCTGCGCCCGAGCGGTGGCGCGAGGAGCAGTTCACGCAGGTTTTCCGCGAAGACCCGGATGGCCTCGGCGTCGGCGCGTTTCTTGGATTCAAGGCGCATTTCGACCTCGATGGCCGGGCCGAGCAGGCGTTTGTAGCCGTCCTCGACGGCGAGGCGCACCTGTTCGGCGGCCGGGCTGCGGCCGCGGACGAACAGTGGTTCCAGCAGCGGCAACACGGCCTCTTCGGGCGGCGTGATGCGCATCATCAAAAATCCCTCCGTTTCGCCGCGCCGGATGGCGAGCAGGCGGTGGCTGGGAATCTTGGCGAGCGCCTCGCTCCAGTCGAAGTAATCCTTGAACTTCGCCGCCGCCTCCAGCTGGTCGGGCACGACCTTGGAGCGGACGACGGCCTGGTTCCAAAACAATTCACGCAGTTTGGCGCGTGCCTGGGCGTCGTCGCTGATGCGTTCGGCAAGAATGTCACGCGCGCCCGCGAGCGCCACCTCGGCCGTAGCGACGCCTTTTTCTGCATTCACATACGCCTGCGCTTCGTGCTCGGGGTCCAGCGCGGGCGCTTGTGCGAACAGCAAATCCGCCAGCGGTTCGAGGCCCTGTTCCTTGGCGATGGTCGCGCGCGTGCGACGCTTCGGGCGGTAGGGCTGGTAAATGTCCTCCAGGGCCGTCACGCTGTCCGCGCCCGCCACGGCGGCCTGCAATTCCGGCGTCAGCAGGTTGCGTTCCTCGAGCGATTTCAGAATTGTCGTGCGGCGTTGATCCAGTTCGGCCAGCGCGAGGAGACGTTCGCGGATGCTGGTGATGGCCACTTCGTCCAGTGAGCCGGTCGCTTCCTTGCGGTAGCGGGCGATGAACGGCACCGTGGCGCCTTCGGCAAACAGTCTGGCCGTGGCGGCCACCTGCCGTGGTTGAACTTGCAATTCGCCGGCGATTTTTTGGATGTGCGCTTCGTTCATGAACAACGGGCTGCTTCAAATAGCGAAGCCCGCGGCGCCTGTAAAACGAAATGGCAGCGGACCTCGGAAAACATCCGCGTGGCGTTGACGGCGACGCTTGTTCCCCGCCAACTTGGCTCCGCAACGCATGCCCATTCGCGCCATCACCTTTGACGTTGGCGGCACGCTCATCGAGCCGTGGCCGTCGGTGGGCCACGTGTATGCGGAGGTGGCGGAGCGGTTTGGCGTGAACGGCGTGGCGCCGGACCGGCTGACGGAGAATTTCATCCGCGCCTGGAAAGCGCGGTCAGGCTTTGACTATTCGCGCGAGAGCTGGTTCGCGCTCGTCCGTGAAACATTCGCTGAACAGGCCGCGCGTTTGCCCGCGGCATTTTTTCCGGCGGTTTTCGACCGTTTCGCCGACGCCGACACGTGGCGTCTTTACGATGATGTTTTGCCGGCGCTGGAGGCGTTGGCGCGGCGTGGCGTGAAACTGGGAGTGATTTCCAACTGGGACGATCGCCTGCGACCGCTGCTGGCGGCGCTCGATCTCACCCGCTTCTTCACGAGCATCGTCGTCTCGTGCGAACTCGGCTCGACCAAGCCCGACGCGCGCCTGTTTCGGCGGGCCGCCGCGGAATTGGGGGTGGCGCCCGGGGAACTGCTGCACGTGGGTGACAGCGCGATCATGGACGTGGCGGGTGCTCAGAGTGCGGGTGCCGTCGGTTGCCGGGTGCGACGCCGGGCGGCGGCCGCGGCGGCCCACGAGGTCGGTGCTCTGACGGATCTGATCGGCCGATTGGGGGATTAGGGCCGATAACGACGGCACCATATTGCCTTATACCGCGAACGCTGCGTTGACGCTGATTCGCCAGCGTGGCTAAATTTCGAGGTTGTCAGAAGGGGCGTTTGCTTTGCCAAGCCTTCCGAAGACGTAAATCCACCACGCATGAACATCGTAGCCAGATTATTTGGTTCGACGCTGGGCAAAAAATACATCATGGCCGTCACCGGGGCGGCGATGGTGCTTTTTGTCACGGCACACATGATCGGGAACCTGCAACTGTTCCTCGGCCCCGAGGCGCTCAACCGCTACGCGCACTTTTTGCAGAGCAACATCGAACTGCTCTGGCCCGCGCGTCTGGGCCTGCTGGCCATGGTCGCACTGCACGTCTGGGCCGCGTTGACCTTGAGCCTCGAAAACAAGGCCGCGCGGCCGGTTGAATACGGCCACGGCAAAAGCCCGTTCGGCTCCACCCTGGCCTCGCGCACGATGCTCGGCGGCGGCGCGGTCATCGCGTTGTTCATCGTGTTTCATCTGCTGCACTACACGGTCTGCGCCAAGGCGGTGAACTTTACCGGGATCGATTTCACGCAACTGCACGACGCCGAGGGACGCCACGACGTGTATGCAATGGTCGTTTACGGCTTCGGCGTCTGGTATGTGGCGGCGTTTTACATTTTCGCCGTCGGCTGTCTGGCCGTGCATCTGAGTCACGGCATCGGCGCGATGTTCCAGTCGCTCGGCTGGCGCAACCACGCCTGGTGGCCGGTGATCAGCCAGGCTGCCAAAATCTGGGCCGTGGTGCTGTTTCTCGGCTACGCGGTCGTGCCGGGCGCGGTGCTGGCGGGTTACGGCAAAAGCTACGTGAATGGACTGACGCCGCTGGCGTGCTGCCTGCCGGCGTCCGTAGCCGCCCCAGCCGGGCAACCGTCCGACACCCCGGCGGCCACCAACGCGCCGGCCGCTACTTCCGAGGAGGCGAAATAACATGGCCACGCTGAATTCCAACACCCCGTCCGGCCCGCTCGCGCAAAAGTGGGAAAAACACAAGTTCGCCACCAAGCTCATCAACCCGGCGAACAAGCGGAAATACAAGGTCATCGTCGTGGGTGCCGGCCTTGGTGGCGCATCCGCTGCCGCCACGCTGGCCGAACTCGGCTACGACGTGCACAACTTTGTGTTCCACGATTCGCCCCGGCGCGCCCACTCGGTCGCGGCGCAGGGCGGCATCAACGCGGCGAAGAATTACCAGAGCGACGGCGACTCGGTGTATCGCCTGTTTTACGACACCATCAAGGGCGGTGACTTCCGTTCGCGTGAAGCCAACGTGCACCGGCTCGCCGAAGTGTCGGTCAACATCATTGACCAGTGCGTCGCGCAGGGCGTGCCGTTTGCCCGCGAATACGGCGGCCTGCTCGACAACCGCTCCTTCGGCGGCGCGCAGGTTTCCCGCACGTTCTACGCGCGCGGCCAGACCGGCCAGCAATTGCTGCTCGGCGCGTATTCGGCGTTGAACAAGATGATCGCCGCTGGTGGCGTGAAGTCTTACACGCATTCCGAAATGCTCGACCTCGTCGTGGTGGACGGCCACGCGAAGGGCATCATCGTTCGCAACCTCCAAACCGGCGAAATCACGCGGCACAACGCCGACGCGGTCGTGCTGGCGACGGGCGGTTATGGCAACGTGTTCAACCTCGCCACCTACGCGCGCGGCTCGAACGCGACTGCGATCTGGCGCGCCTACAAGCGCGGCGCGTGCTTCGGCAACCCGTGCTACACGCAGATTCACCCGACGTGCATCCCCGTCAGCGGCGATTACCAGTCGAAGCTCACGCTGATGAGCGAGTCGCTCCGCAACGACGGCCGCATCTGGGTGCCCAAGCGCAAGGAAGACTGCCAGAAGAACCCGGCGGACATTCCCGAGACGGACCGCGATTACTATCTCGAACGCATGTATGCGGCGTTTGGCAACCTCGCGCCCCGCGACATCGCGAGCCGCGCGGCCAAGCTGGTGTGCGACGAAGGCCGCGGCGTCGGTCAGACCGGGCTGGGCGTGTATCTCGACTTCGCCGATTCGATCAAGCGTCTCGGCGAGGACAAGGTCCGCGAGCGTTATGGCAACCTGTTCGCGATGTATCACGAAATTACCAACGAGGACGCCTATAAAACGCCGATGCGCATCTATCCGGCGGTGCACTACACGATGGGCGGCCTGTGGGTGGATTACAACTTGATGAGCAATCTGCCCGGCCTGTTCGTGCTCGGTGAGGCGAACTTCTCCGACCACGGCGCCAACCGGCTCGGCGCCAGCGCGCTGATGCAGGGCTTGAGCGACGGTTATTTCGTCTTGCCCGCGACCATCTCCGGTTATCTTGCGACGCAAAGCCCGGGCAAGCGTCCGGCGACGGACGATGGTTTCTTCAAGGAAGCCGAGGAGAACGTCCGCAACATCACCAAACGCCTGCTGGGCAACAAAGGCCGGCGCACGCCCGACAGCTTCCACAAACAGCTCGGCAAACTCATGTGGGAATATTGCGGCATGGCCCGCAACAAGGCCGGACTCGAAAAGGGCATCAAGTTGATCGCCGAACTGCGTGCAGAGTATTGGCAGGACGTCAAGGTGGCCGGCGAAGAAGGCGAATGGAACCAGTCCCTCGAAAAGGCCGGGCGTGTGGCCGATTTCCTCGAACTGGGCGAACTTATGTGCCGCGACGCGTTGCACCGCGAGGAAAGCTGCGGCGGCCATTTCCGCGAGGAATATCAATACACCCAGGCCGATCCCGAAGTGAAGCAAGGTCTCGTCAACCCCGGCGACGTGAAGCGCCGCGACGATCAGTTCGCCTACGTGGCCGGCTGGGAATACGCCGGTTCACCCGACAAGGCGCCGATTCTGAACAAGGAACCGCTCGTGTATGAGGAGGTTCACATGAGCACGCGGAGCTATAAATGATGTAGAACTTGAGGTCACAATTTGTGACTTCAAGTTTGCTGATGTTAAACACCCATGAGCGAAGCCAACCTCATCCCCGCCGGGCGCATTGAGCGCCGGATTCTGCTCCTGCGCGGGCAGAAGGTGATGTTGGATTTC contains:
- a CDS encoding HAD-IA family hydrolase encodes the protein MPIRAITFDVGGTLIEPWPSVGHVYAEVAERFGVNGVAPDRLTENFIRAWKARSGFDYSRESWFALVRETFAEQAARLPAAFFPAVFDRFADADTWRLYDDVLPALEALARRGVKLGVISNWDDRLRPLLAALDLTRFFTSIVVSCELGSTKPDARLFRRAAAELGVAPGELLHVGDSAIMDVAGAQSAGAVGCRVRRRAAAAAAHEVGALTDLIGRLGD
- a CDS encoding fumarate reductase/succinate dehydrogenase flavoprotein subunit, producing MATLNSNTPSGPLAQKWEKHKFATKLINPANKRKYKVIVVGAGLGGASAAATLAELGYDVHNFVFHDSPRRAHSVAAQGGINAAKNYQSDGDSVYRLFYDTIKGGDFRSREANVHRLAEVSVNIIDQCVAQGVPFAREYGGLLDNRSFGGAQVSRTFYARGQTGQQLLLGAYSALNKMIAAGGVKSYTHSEMLDLVVVDGHAKGIIVRNLQTGEITRHNADAVVLATGGYGNVFNLATYARGSNATAIWRAYKRGACFGNPCYTQIHPTCIPVSGDYQSKLTLMSESLRNDGRIWVPKRKEDCQKNPADIPETDRDYYLERMYAAFGNLAPRDIASRAAKLVCDEGRGVGQTGLGVYLDFADSIKRLGEDKVRERYGNLFAMYHEITNEDAYKTPMRIYPAVHYTMGGLWVDYNLMSNLPGLFVLGEANFSDHGANRLGASALMQGLSDGYFVLPATISGYLATQSPGKRPATDDGFFKEAEENVRNITKRLLGNKGRRTPDSFHKQLGKLMWEYCGMARNKAGLEKGIKLIAELRAEYWQDVKVAGEEGEWNQSLEKAGRVADFLELGELMCRDALHREESCGGHFREEYQYTQADPEVKQGLVNPGDVKRRDDQFAYVAGWEYAGSPDKAPILNKEPLVYEEVHMSTRSYK
- a CDS encoding succinate dehydrogenase cytochrome b subunit, with protein sequence MNIVARLFGSTLGKKYIMAVTGAAMVLFVTAHMIGNLQLFLGPEALNRYAHFLQSNIELLWPARLGLLAMVALHVWAALTLSLENKAARPVEYGHGKSPFGSTLASRTMLGGGAVIALFIVFHLLHYTVCAKAVNFTGIDFTQLHDAEGRHDVYAMVVYGFGVWYVAAFYIFAVGCLAVHLSHGIGAMFQSLGWRNHAWWPVISQAAKIWAVVLFLGYAVVPGAVLAGYGKSYVNGLTPLACCLPASVAAPAGQPSDTPAATNAPAATSEEAK
- a CDS encoding Tex family protein codes for the protein MNEAHIQKIAGELQVQPRQVAATARLFAEGATVPFIARYRKEATGSLDEVAITSIRERLLALAELDQRRTTILKSLEERNLLTPELQAAVAGADSVTALEDIYQPYRPKRRTRATIAKEQGLEPLADLLFAQAPALDPEHEAQAYVNAEKGVATAEVALAGARDILAERISDDAQARAKLRELFWNQAVVRSKVVPDQLEAAAKFKDYFDWSEALAKIPSHRLLAIRRGETEGFLMMRITPPEEAVLPLLEPLFVRGRSPAAEQVRLAVEDGYKRLLGPAIEVEMRLESKKRADAEAIRVFAENLRELLLAPPLGRRNVLAIDPGFRTGCKVVCLDRQGKLLHHEVIYPTAASAGEVREAAEVVLRLVRQYQLEAVAIGNGTASRETETFVRALKLPANIPIVMVNESGASIYSASEVAREEFPTHDVTVRGAVSIGRRLMDPLAELVKLDPKSIGVGQYQHDVDQAALKRSLDDVVMSCVNGVGVELNTASKQLLGYVSGLGPVLAANIVSHRNENGPFKSRAELKQVPRLGPKAFEQAAGFLRIRDGEHPLDASAVHPESYAIVDRMAQDLNCSVGDLLRDAALRQKIKPERYVSETVGLPTLNDILAELAKPGRDPRQQFEVFSFQSGIEKMEDLKPGMKLPGIVTNVTAFGAFVDIGVHQDGLVHVSQLADRFVKDPAEVVKVHQKVMVTVMEVDLPRKRIGLSMKAAPQIGAPAGRIAGGGSSGPRPPAKPAKPQPVDWFTEALNRGKTGRN